In Tindallia magadiensis, one DNA window encodes the following:
- a CDS encoding B3/B4 domain-containing protein, with product MKYEVASKIFEMEPQLTIGIIIGKNIQNSGTNDSDLERLRNAEAEAREKIQLENLRDWPTIQFYRETMKKAGINPNRFPVSVEAMMKRILKGGSLPAINALVDLCNAISLEQAITLGAHDLEDIEEDLALRFATGVERFLPFGETKEEAVEPGELIFTSHNTVQTRKWIWRQSERGKTTVNSQQIFFQLVSNSGEEGSPLHMAMKSIEKLVENRFGGSFQRFVIDRDHPVAEF from the coding sequence ATGAAGTATGAAGTAGCATCAAAGATTTTTGAAATGGAACCGCAGCTTACCATCGGTATTATTATTGGGAAAAACATTCAAAACAGCGGAACAAATGATAGCGACTTGGAGCGGCTGAGAAATGCAGAGGCAGAAGCCCGGGAAAAGATCCAACTGGAGAATTTGAGAGATTGGCCAACGATTCAGTTTTATCGTGAGACAATGAAAAAAGCAGGGATTAATCCGAATCGTTTTCCAGTATCTGTTGAAGCCATGATGAAACGGATCTTAAAAGGCGGGTCTTTGCCGGCCATTAATGCACTGGTAGACTTGTGTAATGCTATATCATTGGAACAAGCCATCACTTTAGGCGCTCATGATCTTGAGGACATCGAAGAGGATTTAGCTCTTCGATTTGCAACGGGTGTAGAACGGTTTCTTCCTTTTGGAGAAACCAAAGAAGAAGCCGTAGAACCTGGCGAATTAATTTTTACCAGTCATAACACGGTTCAAACACGAAAATGGATTTGGCGTCAAAGTGAACGTGGTAAAACAACTGTGAACAGTCAACAGATATTTTTTCAATTGGTTAGTAACAGCGGGGAAGAGGGTTCGCCACTTCATATGGCCATGAAATCCATTGAAAAATTGGTTGAGAATCGATTTGGCGGTTCGTTTCAACGTTTTGTGATTGATAGAGATCATCCGGTGGCTGAGTTTTGA
- a CDS encoding flavodoxin family protein, with protein MKMLIHDLAEEDLLQLLEKREDIMLISYNTPIHHCIGCFGCWVKTPAYCVLKDDYSDLAPRMDACNEVILISRCTYGGYSPFVKNVLDRSIGYIHPDFTIRKGEMHHKNRYPQQLSMTAHFYGEDLTLEEKNTATELVQANGLNLNSKKNQVLFYQQPSEMKGRIL; from the coding sequence ATGAAAATGCTGATTCACGATCTGGCAGAGGAGGATCTCCTTCAGCTACTGGAAAAAAGGGAAGATATAATGCTTATTTCTTATAATACTCCTATCCATCACTGTATCGGATGCTTTGGCTGCTGGGTGAAAACACCGGCCTACTGTGTTCTAAAAGATGACTATTCGGACTTGGCTCCTCGGATGGATGCCTGTAACGAAGTGATTCTGATTTCTCGCTGTACCTACGGAGGTTACAGTCCTTTTGTGAAAAACGTTTTGGACAGGAGTATCGGCTATATTCACCCGGATTTTACCATCCGAAAAGGAGAAATGCATCATAAGAACCGATACCCTCAACAACTCAGTATGACAGCTCATTTTTATGGAGAAGACCTGACACTGGAAGAAAAAAACACAGCAACGGAACTGGTTCAAGCCAATGGGCTCAACCTGAATAGCAAAAAGAACCAAGTGCTTTTTTATCAACAACCGAGTGAAATGAAAGGAAGAATTCTATGA
- a CDS encoding GNAT family N-acetyltransferase has protein sequence MSYITINGTNIDKEHICCAFSDKKCAESYKQKKQWLKKEFDEGYVFRRIDQRAKVFIEYGPAEKAWIPVTAPNYLMLGCFWVSGKYKGKGHGKDLLQEAMEEAERNDKDGLVTVVGTKKYHFMSDTKWLLKQGFQECDTTPAGFSLLYLKRQDKAAAPYFNKLAKLGACPEQKGYVVYYSNRCPYTEYHVRESLTETAKKRSLNIRVIKLETMEQAQASPTPATIFSLFYNGKFITTDISVCMDHKFDKIVLKNQ, from the coding sequence ATGAGTTACATCACCATCAATGGAACCAATATTGATAAGGAACATATCTGTTGTGCCTTTTCAGATAAAAAGTGTGCTGAAAGCTATAAGCAGAAAAAGCAATGGCTAAAGAAAGAATTTGATGAAGGTTATGTTTTTCGCAGGATCGACCAACGGGCAAAAGTATTTATTGAATATGGTCCGGCAGAGAAAGCATGGATACCAGTGACTGCTCCGAACTATCTGATGCTGGGTTGTTTTTGGGTTTCTGGAAAGTATAAAGGCAAAGGACATGGCAAAGATTTGCTGCAGGAAGCAATGGAAGAAGCTGAAAGAAATGATAAAGACGGGTTGGTAACGGTTGTGGGAACTAAGAAATATCATTTTATGAGCGATACAAAATGGTTGTTAAAACAGGGGTTTCAGGAATGTGATACTACGCCGGCCGGTTTTTCTTTATTATACCTAAAGCGGCAGGACAAAGCCGCAGCACCTTATTTTAATAAACTGGCAAAATTGGGAGCATGTCCGGAGCAAAAAGGGTATGTGGTCTACTATTCCAATCGTTGTCCTTATACCGAATATCATGTTCGTGAGTCCTTGACAGAAACGGCGAAAAAAAGAAGTCTGAACATCCGGGTAATAAAACTGGAAACAATGGAGCAGGCTCAGGCATCTCCTACACCGGCAACAATCTTTTCTCTATTCTATAATGGAAAATTTATTACAACTGACATAAGCGTATGCATGGATCATAAATTTGATAAAATTGTTTTGAAAAACCAGTAA
- a CDS encoding copper amine oxidase N-terminal domain-containing protein, with protein sequence MGKRMIAIIVSLLLMLTVILPQEASAKPPWWDRFKDIIVADAVGALDGFVQTESLGGAVVGGIVGSIEEGREQGIAGGGWNPSDAVAESVGLHHNLGLNFYYEQDESENPNAVLLEYLIQNRISFDERELQTYIRSRESSLEEILRRIREGTTGPFNPNPTTSEPEHQGETHGVVVSERFLSNLEETLKILDGDSDHPQQMLDEAVAFFINASLKETDPDLLDDVIEKAKNYNSTRSNRRKNSVDLGGGDGGSLDFDRIKITYEQQKNMGQPTDIILTWIFVDVLQHSAHYWGEVYCWNEESTENREQTADNGSLWCWGANFERVMMNLEADPSREEVFFLHGDYLDTDDDGDTVPDTIDMDAVMEEEEEEEKEEEEEKISDAAVGDKLVLTIDQRMARSGDRLKELDAAPFIKEGRTLVPFRFIGEELGAEIEWIPETRTVTYLRDTEAHRVSIEMTIGQNQAMVNGQPVALDSNPVVAPEIVNGRTVVPVRFISEALGFEVEWNPETLEVTIFETP encoded by the coding sequence ATGGGTAAACGAATGATTGCCATAATCGTATCGCTATTGTTGATGCTGACGGTCATTTTGCCGCAGGAAGCATCGGCGAAGCCACCTTGGTGGGACAGATTTAAGGACATCATTGTTGCAGATGCTGTTGGAGCACTAGACGGATTTGTTCAGACAGAATCTTTAGGAGGCGCTGTAGTGGGAGGGATTGTTGGCTCCATTGAAGAAGGGAGAGAGCAGGGCATTGCCGGCGGTGGCTGGAATCCTTCAGATGCAGTGGCTGAAAGCGTAGGACTTCATCATAATTTAGGTCTAAACTTCTATTATGAACAGGATGAATCAGAAAACCCGAATGCCGTTTTGCTGGAATATCTGATTCAAAACAGAATTTCTTTTGATGAGAGAGAACTTCAAACCTATATAAGAAGCAGAGAGTCAAGCTTGGAAGAAATACTTCGTCGTATTCGTGAAGGGACGACAGGGCCTTTTAATCCAAATCCAACAACTTCGGAACCAGAGCATCAAGGAGAAACCCATGGAGTCGTTGTTTCTGAACGTTTTCTTTCCAACTTGGAAGAGACCTTAAAGATTCTGGATGGAGACTCCGATCACCCTCAGCAAATGTTAGATGAAGCGGTGGCCTTCTTTATCAATGCTTCTTTGAAAGAAACAGACCCGGATCTTTTGGATGATGTCATCGAAAAGGCCAAAAACTATAACAGCACCCGTTCGAACCGCCGGAAAAATTCCGTAGATTTAGGCGGTGGCGACGGTGGTTCCTTAGACTTTGATCGCATCAAAATCACTTATGAACAGCAAAAAAATATGGGACAGCCGACAGATATCATTTTGACATGGATTTTCGTTGATGTACTTCAACACTCCGCTCATTATTGGGGCGAAGTATATTGTTGGAACGAAGAATCAACAGAAAACAGAGAGCAGACAGCAGATAACGGAAGTCTTTGGTGCTGGGGTGCGAATTTTGAGCGGGTCATGATGAATCTGGAAGCCGATCCGAGCAGAGAAGAAGTTTTTTTCCTCCATGGTGACTACCTGGACACTGATGATGACGGGGATACGGTACCAGATACTATTGATATGGATGCTGTCATGGAGGAAGAAGAGGAAGAGGAAAAAGAAGAGGAAGAGGAGAAAATTTCAGATGCAGCTGTTGGGGATAAATTGGTGTTAACCATTGATCAGCGAATGGCTCGTTCTGGAGATCGATTAAAAGAATTGGATGCAGCACCTTTTATCAAGGAAGGAAGAACTCTGGTACCTTTCCGATTTATTGGTGAAGAACTAGGAGCCGAAATAGAGTGGATTCCGGAAACGCGTACGGTTACTTATTTACGTGACACAGAAGCGCATAGGGTTTCTATTGAAATGACGATAGGTCAAAATCAAGCTATGGTTAACGGACAGCCTGTAGCATTGGACAGCAATCCAGTAGTTGCTCCGGAAATAGTTAATGGCAGAACCGTTGTGCCAGTTCGTTTTATCAGCGAAGCTTTGGGTTTTGAAGTAGAGTGGAATCCAGAAACCTTGGAAGTAACTATTTTTGAAACCCCCTAA
- a CDS encoding NAD(P)H-dependent oxidoreductase, which translates to MKIGLINGSPKKKNSASGLLLRELKRLLTKVDSSVIFEEWHLNEKEISSEQLMQMEDWDRMVFSFPLYVDGIPAHFLTCLQKMEEYLGARTDQKKPYVYVMVNAGFYEGHQNRLAIDMISHWCKKAGCVMGQGMGVGAGGMLSSLEKVPLGKGPNRNLGKALQAFAEAMIHQQSTSPVFINPNFPRIAYRLAAQYNWRVQAGKNGLRPKDLSRKPKLYLTGNS; encoded by the coding sequence ATGAAGATCGGACTCATCAATGGCAGCCCAAAAAAGAAAAACAGTGCCTCTGGTCTTTTGCTGAGGGAATTGAAGAGACTGCTAACAAAAGTGGACAGCAGCGTGATTTTTGAGGAGTGGCATCTCAACGAAAAAGAAATAAGCTCAGAACAGTTGATGCAAATGGAAGATTGGGACAGAATGGTTTTTTCTTTTCCTCTTTATGTGGATGGCATTCCTGCTCATTTTCTCACCTGCTTGCAGAAAATGGAGGAGTACCTGGGAGCACGAACAGACCAGAAAAAACCTTATGTGTATGTAATGGTGAACGCTGGTTTTTATGAAGGGCATCAAAACCGACTGGCCATCGATATGATCTCTCACTGGTGCAAGAAAGCAGGCTGTGTAATGGGTCAGGGTATGGGAGTAGGGGCGGGAGGTATGCTTTCTTCTTTGGAAAAAGTCCCTTTGGGAAAAGGGCCAAACCGAAACCTGGGGAAAGCGCTGCAGGCATTTGCAGAAGCAATGATTCATCAACAATCAACATCTCCGGTATTCATCAATCCAAATTTTCCCCGCATTGCCTACCGTTTAGCAGCTCAATATAACTGGAGGGTGCAAGCTGGAAAAAATGGACTGAGACCTAAAGACCTCTCAAGAAAGCCGAAGCTTTACTTGACGGGAAACAGTTAA